The region CTGTGTTTTCGCACTTGTTGCAATCCTTTAGTCTATGGTGCCCTGTTCCTTGACACTTCATACACGTTCTTGACGTTCTCACGAACCCAAACGGCGATCTCTTTTCCTATTAATGTTATGTTATAATGCCGTTGTCATTATGTTATAATGCTATTATGCTATTATGCTATTATGCTATTATTCAGTGCTATTAACCTATTACTAGTAACATTGTTACTACACTATGACTATCATTTCTTGCACCGACCTTGTGTTCCATTCCTTGCCCGTTACATCTTGTACAGGTATCAATATATGATTTTGATGCTGACTCGTTGAAGTTGCAAAAGTTGCAGTGGTCCCACTTCCTCACTGGAACTGTCACTTCTCCGCCCAGCAGTAGTGTTTTCAGGTCAATTTCCGCGTTGCACGACACATCGAACTTGGACGATCCTCTCTTTCTCATCGACTGGTTTCCCTTTCTTCTTTCGGACTTTTTACTTCCGAACAAGTTCGAGAAGAAGTTTCCGAATAAATTGGTGCCGAAATTTGGTCCAACTTCCTCATCGTCGTCCATTATTGATATCTCCAGTTCCTCTGAGGTATCGTCCATGTCGTCTTCGTTTGAATCTCCCAGGGATTCCATGTAATACATGTCCTCCGGGCCAGCGTACTGCTCATAACTCCTATCGTACTCATCTCTCATCTTCTTATTTGACAACACCCTGTATGCTTTATCTATGTCCGATCTTAGCTTTGGGTCCACTCCCGGCAGGCTCTTCAACGACTCGTTGATGTGTTCATACTTGCTCCTAACATCTTCTGCTGTACACGACTTATCCAGAGAGAGAATCTTATAATAATCTACAAATCCCGAGTTTCCttcataaaaattattctTTGCTTTAGTTTCTGTGAAATGTTTTAGAGTCTCATATTTTGACTCGAAATTGTCATAATAAGGTGCTATATCAAAACTATCCCGATAGAATCCTATTCCTGGCCTTCTTATAAAGAGCAATCTTGCTCCTAGGGTTGGAATTATGATGTTGTACGAACTGTTGTTTCGGATTTTTATCGAATGTGTCAGTTTGTTTGACTGGATTACGAAgagtatatatatgcaTATGttcatataaataattttaatcaataacATTGcgatttttaaattttaaatggcCATAAATGAAACACTGATTCTTTATTTGGCCATTTAATTCTTGTGTTAACCCACATATTTCAATCTCAGGCAACATCAcctagtttatttattccaatattagtttttattatttctttttaattttttaatatttacttgGTTTTCCTGATATTCATCTCTTCTAGTATGTCCGAACTTGAGGATATAAACCATGAAATTGCAAGACTAAGACAAGAATATGAATCTGTTCGTAaacttatttaatatttacctATTTTACTCTGTTATAATTgaaattgtttttttatttttttatttatagcCAGGTTTTGTACAATACTTATGCAGATAGCCATTTTATTGTCCTTAATTGACTAATGATTTGTAGCACTTAAATAACAACACTCCTTCGGCCAGGGTGCAGTATGAGTACGCTTGTATGCTCATGTGCTCTCCCAAGTCCTCCGATATTTCCACCGCCATCGACTTGTTCGATGAGTTGATAAGGATACAATACCAAAGGTACTCGATGACcatttatttctttttagCGTAAACTGTATGTATCAACTGGCTATGTGTTacataaagaagaagaagtatGGGAAGGCAAGGAAGTACTTGGAGCTGATTCTAAGAGTCGTATGTCGCTCCCTTTTAATTGAATTGCTTAGGATCCTAGAAATCAGATGGCTTTGTCCCTTAAGAGCGTTCTTTATGTCTTACTTTCAGAGGGTTCGTTGTTTATTACTCATTGTAATTTATAGAGGCGATGTTCGGAACCATCTTTGCCATAATGACTGGTTTGTTTTTAGGCTTTAACGCCCTTCAGGATTCTGCGTGTTCTCTATGTATAAGCTTTGGAGGAgataatgttttaatacTTTTAAGTACTTGGGTATACACGTTTCTATGcacattatatataagtCGTCGATACATGGAGcatatgtgtttatttaacaaGGTTATCTTTAGAAATCAACGAAGGTTGTGAAGAAGTCGTAGGCTGCGAACACGAAGATCCAATTTGCGTAGAAAACTCTGTGGTTCATCGATTTCATTGCGCTCTTCGAAGCCTTATAGTACAGGAGAGGCAGTCTGGGACTTGCGTTGTGGATCGTCTGCATATTGCTGTGTAGCTATGAACATACCTCGGAGCCCGTTGTGAAGTGTCTCGACGACGTTACATTCCTGCCACATCGGTTCGAGATGgtctaaaaattttatgatTGTTCTTGTAATTACCTTTAACGCGTTGAAGGTGCACAACAGTCTCAttattgtgtataatattaaatataattacaaaCACAACATGAGGCTGTGATGGTGAACTAAGTTCGATAAATCCCGTTGGATTTGAAATTCCCGGTATACAAAGGAGgatatatgtatatgaCTATTCACATAGATTGGTGTTATCAAATTATGCTAGAAGATTTGAATCTGAATGTGGTTGAAATTAGAGCTTCAGTTTCGTCCTGCGCCAGTACCTCCTCTTGGCATTATACCTATAAATTATTAGTAACATGattgtgtattatattacaatatCATACCTGATTCGGTTGTCGGTCTTTAGTCTGAACCAGTGTGGTATTGGACGATTCTGTTTCAACTTCTTTGCAAGATGCTTCTTCATTACCAAAGTCTTGTTAGAACCCtgaaatataatattagttaagaaaataaagttacAAGGTAGGCAAAGATGTCAGATTCTactcttatttattttcatgtaCCATAAACATCAAATAAC is a window of Theileria orientalis strain Shintoku DNA, chromosome 2, complete genome DNA encoding:
- a CDS encoding uncharacterized protein (heat shock protein DnaJ family protein) codes for the protein MNICIYILFVIQSNKLTHSIKIRNNSSYNIIIPTLGARLLFIRRPGIGFYRDSFDIAPYYDNFESKYETLKHFTETKAKNNFYEGNSGFVDYYKILSLDKSCTAEDVRSKYEHINESLKSLPGVDPKLRSDIDKAYRVLSNKKMRDEYDRSYEQYAGPEDMYYMESLGDSNEDDMDDTSEELEISIMDDDEEVGPNFGTNLFGNFFSNLFGSKKSERRKGNQSMRKRGSSKFDVSCNAEIDLKTLLLGGEVTVPVRKWDHCNFCNFNESASKSYIDTCTRCNGQGMEHKVGARNDSHSEKRSPFGFVRTSRTCMKCQGTGHHRLKDCNKCENTGRVLRDTTVKVEVPFNAKIGSVITVKGKGHYGGLHMKDGNLHVKLNLKENKNEYIEAGRIVTVYNIPYTKAILGDKVRTEGVMPVTVATFMGDKQVEVPAYSQQGDEIKIGSYKDMDHYVKLNVQLPKNLSEKELELLNKIDKI
- a CDS encoding uncharacterized protein (tetratricopeptide-like helical domain containing protein), whose translation is MSELEDINHEIARLRQEYESHLNNNTPSARVQYEYACMLMCSPKSSDISTAIDLFDELIRIQYQSVNCMYQLAMCYIKKKKYGKARKYLELILRVVCRSLLIELLRILEIRWLCPLRAFFMSYFQRAMFGTIFAIMTGLFLGFNALQDSACSLCISFGGDNSSIHGAYVFI
- a CDS encoding ribosomal protein L39 (component of cytosolic 80S ribosome and 60S large subunit), which produces MGSNKTLVMKKHLAKKLKQNRPIPHWFRLKTDNRIRYNAKRRYWRRTKLKL